The DNA segment AAATGCAATGCCAACGTGGCATAATATGATtggaaattataaaaatataagacGGAAGGGTTCAACGAGTGGTTACAAATAGAAAGGGTGTGAGGGCCGCAGAGGTCTTTAGGAAATTTTCCGGTGACGGATGATTTGGTTCTCTCGCGCTTCTGTTGCTTGTCGTCTTCCCTGAATGCCTTCATCAGCGTTCAGGGTATTTCTATGCCTTATCTCTTAATTTTGCTTGCTTACTGCCAGAAAATGAATGAACAAGGAACCAAATCAAAAGCTATAATGCTTCTTTTTctcattttatttggttatttgatgaaaaaaaaaattaatgaaaagaggtcaaatgacataattttaatttgtttCCCGTTTAAATTTATTGGCATTCTTTTGTTATTGATTTGCAGAAAATTGTGACGATTTACGTGCGGAGGAGCGAGGGATTAATAGGTGATTTATCTAGTTTATAGTCTTGAtgattttcacttttttttttttatttttttatacaaattttgatatttattatTATGGGTGAATGATTTTCAGGTGATCATGGATATAAAAGAAATGGTATATGTGGGATTAAATTTTGTGGGTTGTGCTTGAGTTAAAAGAAATGAATCCAATGCTGGACATTTGCCATATGAATGCCAATTTTGGGTAAGCAAGTCATTTTTTGCTGCTTATTTTTTGCTGTCACCTTTTCTTTCCTAGTTTATTCTTGTAAAGATATGCATATGCATGATGCCCTGAGCGTGCAATTTGGAATTGATTTTAACTCAATGGGCTTGCTAGAGGAATGCATGGTGTTGTTGGTCATTGATTTTGAATTTATGCCTTGTGTATCTATATGCAGAAATGTGATGGCTAATCTCCCGTGGAATACTAAACCGATCCTGTGAGAAGAAGGGCCTTTGGCATGCGCTACTACCATTCTGTATGAAATTCTTAAAAATGGCGGTGGCCATTGATCAACATCATGGATTTGGACCGTTTAATCGACCTAAGAGATGCAGACTCCAATCCTTTACTCACTTTGATAACAACATTGTTGAAATTAGCCAAACCAATCTTACCAACTCCTTAAAACAAGCATTTGAAGTTGCTAATATTCACCGAAGCTTCTCTACTCCGTGCTTCTCCCTAGCCACAAGATTGGAAGACGAGCTTGATGCCAACCCAAGAGTCGAAATTGTTGGCGGCCATGGAGCACCTAGAGTGCGTGCCCTTGTTGTTGAGGTTGCAATAGCTATAGCCTCTGGTATTGGTCCAATGCCAGTCGCAAGTGGACTAGGTGGCGCTTACTTCATACGCGACAAGAGTGGTGATAATATTGCCGTCATAAAGCCAATTGATGAAGAACCTTTAGCCTTTAACAATCCAAAAGGTTTTGGTGGATTGATGCTAGGTCAACCTGGAATGAAACGTTCAATTCAAATTGGTGGAACTGGAATTCGTGAATTAGCTGCTTATCTTCTTGATCATGATGGCTTTGCTGGTGTTCCTCCAACAGCCTTGGTCAAAATAACTCATGTTGGATTCCATATAAATAATGGTGCTGATGCAACCACCACATCAGCTCCACCATATAAGATTGCCTCACTCCAACATTTTGTAGATCACGATTTTGACGCAGGGGAATTAGGCCCTTCAGACTTCTCAGTTGCTTCAGTTCATCGAATTGGAATTTTTGATGTTAGGCTCCTAAATCTTGATAGACACTCTGGAAATATGCTAGTCAAGAAGAATGATCACCGTGGAAATTATGCAATTGGGGTAGTTGAGCTTGTGCCGATAGACCATGGACTTTGCCTACCTGAATGGCTTGATGATCCTTATTTTGAATGGCTACATTGGCCTCAAGCCTCGATTCCCTTTTCAGAGTCTGAATTTGACTACATATACAATCTTGATCCTTTTAAAGATGCAGAGCTGTTAAGGTCTGAGCTTCCTTCTCTAGGGGAATCATCTATCCGAGTTCTTATCCTTTGCACTATTTTCTTAAAGCAAGCTGTTTCTGCTGGGCTTTGCCTTGCTGATATAGGTGAAATGATGACTCGTGAGTTCCGTGGTGGAGAGGAAAATTTAAGTGTGCTAGAGAGTCTTTGTGCAAAAATAAAGGCAAGTTTGGTTAATAAATCCATTGGTGATGACATTTATAATGGTGATGATCAGAATAATGAGCAAAGtatagaagaaaaagaagaggctgctatatttcaatttgatgatgaAAGTGAAAATGCTTTGAGTGAGGTTTTGGATGTCCATCAACTCTTACAATTTCCACCTAAGATGGCTAACTTGTCAAAAAATCCAAGGTTTTCATCCATAAGATCAATGCCTAAGCTGCAAGATTCAGCAGCATTATCTCCAGTATGTAAGCAAAACGACTacgaagatgatgatgatgatgatgatgatgatgatactcATCGTGAGAACACACACATTATGAAAGAAAATAGTGATAATGATGGCGGGGATAGCATCATAGTTAGGGGTTTGACAAAGAGCATCAGTTACTCTGTACAAAATTATAACTGTGAAATTGAAGGCATTTCTCTTGGAGACATGAGTGGAGATCAATGGGAATTGTTCTTGGAGTGCTTTGAGGAGCTTTTGCCTGAGGTTTTTCAAGGCACAAAGGGCATGGGCACAAAGCAAAGGTTGGGAACTTCTTGCAAGTTCTGAGTTATGAATGTTCACAAGAAATCAACACAACCCAAATGAGAAACAGGTACTTGCTTGAACCTAGCTAATTTGGAGTAATTTGTATACTGTCCATATCAACTTGGTAATATATTACAGATGATACTTAGGAAGGAAAAGGGATAAGGCAGGCTGCCATCctttccatttcatttctcactctactattttttttttttttgcctcatttcatttctttttcttcctattatcattttattatacaTTCAATTTTCATGCACATGATTTTGTAAGAAACAAATGATCAAATTTGTAAATACTATTATTTATATGtgtaattaatttcattattcaTTATATTGCCCTTATTAGTACCATATTTTCACACACACTGGGATTTGTTATGGTCTTTTGAACATGCTTTCTAAAGCCTTGACCAATTTTATTTTTCCCTCACTCACatttacaagtattgaaagatatgtatgaaggagcaactactattgtgcgcacagtgggaggggacacaagagattttccgatctcaattggattacaccaaggatcagccataagcccttacctttttacattagttttagatgaactgacgaaacatatacaagagagtattccttggtgcatgatgtttgcggatgatattgttctgatagatgagacacgagaaggagtcaataggaagctagaactttggagaagtactctagagtcaaagggttttaagttaagtagaaagaagacagaatacatgcattgcaagttcagtgaaggccaaactggtgatagggaaggagttagtttgaatggggtggcactgtcccaaagtaatcactttaaatatctaggctcagtccttcaagtagatgggggatgtgaggaggatgttagtcataggattaaagccggatggttgaagtggagacgtgccacgggagttttatgtgatcgtaagattcccaataaattaaaaggaaaatattACCatagctatgctatatggtagtgagtgttgggcactgaaagagtcttatgcatctaagataagagttgcagagatgagaatgttaaggtggatgagtggtcatactagactagataaagtccgtaatgaaagtattagagaaaaggtaggagtggtgccaattgaagataagttgagagaagggagattgaggtggtttggtcatgtgaagcgtagacatacggaggctccagttagacaagtagagcacattaggctagaggatagaaagaaaaaaaggggtagacctaaattgacttggaggagagtagtacagcatgacttagaagcattacacgtttctgaggatttaacccaaaatcgtttagagtgaaaaaagcgaatccatatagccgaccccaaatttttgagataaaagcttagttgagttgagttgagttgagttgagttgagttcacATTTACAAATCATGTATCCAATCTCATATAGGCAaatgataaaaattttattaattttattatttatcaaaattttagaTTGATAAAAATTTTAGATAAATTTTATTGGAAATccactttaaatatatttttattatttaatatttttatcatttgttatcataaattttatgaaaaaaaatctcaaaaattaataaatcattacttaattatttattaattttatttaaactttaaattaattaaaaaaactatAGATAAATTTTATTATGGACCCACtttaaatattttgttttattaattattatctaaactttattaaaaatcttttatctaaagttttttaatattttacattttattaaattttttttgataattatgatctaaaataataaaattaatcaattttattatttaaaaattgatttgaaattattaattattaaaaaataaatcgcataattttttataattaaaatatatttagtttttaatattatctaaactctagtaataatttaaataaattattaatgcaATTAAAGATTTGGCAATTAATTATCAATGATGCAAATCACTATGTATTGACTTGTTACAAAATGGATcacaatttttgatataaaatgtttgaaattacatgttactttttattttatatattataaaaaaaatgagtcttatatcaattaaaatgtatgtgaattttataataaatgtttaatttaaaaattattaaatttattttgacatgAAAACAAACTTATACCCTTTTCGCTGCTTTGAAGTTTGGACCAAACTTCACTCAATTAAAGTCACAATTTATCAGCAATACTTTTGAGGTTAATTTCGGAAGAaggaaaaacagaatttaaatattaaaaaaataaataaataacccaaataattgaAGGCCGCACCCGCACGTGCACGTGGATGGAACCCAACAAACGCCCACTGCCACTAGGTGTGCAAGCAAAGCTGGaggaagagaagaaaaagaaagctaGTTTTTGCACTTGATTGATCGCTTAAAGAAGATAAATATTAGATTAATTCCATCCACTAATCAAACAATACATAGAAGGAAGATCCACAGCAAAATTCTAGAAATTAATCACTCAATCTCTTGGTCCTTTAAAATGCTCCCGAGACACCCATTTTCCTTCTCTTGGGTCGACGCCATGTTCTCCAGATTGAAAGATCCGAATTTGGGGGTGAATTGGGTAGCAGTTCCATTTAATTTGGTGTCGAAAGTGAAGGAGAAATTTTGATTTGATGATGAGACTTGTTCGATTTTCTCCAGTGCTGTTGGGCAGATTTTTCTCCTTTTGGATTCTCTGATTGTGTCTTCTTCTGGGTTGGCTTCGTTTTCGTTCTTGGTTTTCTCTTCGGTGGAAGTCACGAGCTTTGGTGGGTCTTGGCCGGAATCTTGATTTTTGGAGGGTATTTGTGTTTTTGCAGTGTTCATCTTtgctatttcttttcttttgtggTTAAAAGGGGGAAGTGGATGGGCTGTGAGTGTGTAAGAAAGAGACTTTCTTTGGGCGGCTGTTCATCATGGCATTATAAGAAGATTGTACGAGGCATTGATTTGTTCATGTAATTAAAGAATGATTCCCCACTTTGCAAATGGCAATCGCACAACAAAGAGCAGCAAACAAAATTCTCTAGTTATTTAGTTTGAgagtttataaataaaataaaataaaatacaacgtGTGCTAATCaatatttaacttaattaataTGAATTCAATTTAACTCCTtaataaaagaattttttttcaACCAATAAACtgaatcaataaaaataaaaaaatattaactattaATTGCTatcaaaaatttgatttaataaAAATCTTCATCAAACCATATTCACCTTTGGATTGAATATGTAATATCACAATTTTAAAGGGATTTAAgtgaaatttacacaaacacaCCTATTGTAAATTAGCTTCAGTCAAGGTTTAATTTTCGAAAAAAATCATATTGTGCATTCATCATAATCTTTGATTGTAATAAGTCTCATATGATTTCATTATAATCAACTATTATAAAATCAATTTTCACTTTGATTCTTTTAATTGATATCCAGTACAGTTCTGTCTATGAAGAATGTGGTGTGCATAatgtaaaattcattttataataatatattgttttatttgTTAATATATgtcttattatttatatatttcattTATTATAATAAAGTAATAGATTTTAATGATTAAGTAAGAAATGaccttagaaaaaaaaattataaaaaatgaaattaaaactcTTTGAGTTTCAATTGGTAttgataatttttctttttaaaattatcaactcatatttttttagttaattctttttataaaaattgattttttttaaatatggaggttattatcttaaaaaaaatgattttctcattttaatgaattattttttacaaaattttattttatattacagtaaaaaatatattttatatattataataaattaataaattttaataattaggtAAATAAAGGctttagaagaaaaaaaatcataACACACTTTGAGTTTCAATTggtattgataattttttttttaaagttataaactattttttaattaatttttttatgaaaatcaaCAATTTTTTTCAAAACATAGAAAtggcatttttttaaaaaaaattgattttctgattttaattaatattttataaatttttgttttaaattacaataaaaatatttttcatatgttataataaagtaataaattttaattatgtcacgacccaacctatgggccggaccggcactaggacctaggccagcctaaagcccccgaggcccgtagtaagcctaactgttcatttacccaattctaaggcccatttgggcccaatttcaagaaaacaaacgaacagagtccggccataaaaatggactttccaacggggagtttttgactcacccgacctgtaaacacaatatatagtcatttggggagctcagctcaccctccacatactcatcaacataaaaataaatgggagctcagctccctcatccaatccatcaaacatgcatagcatattaagtttacaggtcccaaaataataatttagtttacagacccaaatcaaataaacatttctaacacatgcggaaattctaagatttaacaagtttatacaaatagtaataattgacctgtgagggagaaagcaggttaacctcaaaaaatatcctcctgtggcctgtaataATTTTTGaacagtgagcgttcgactcgagagtaaaatatcaattttaaccataatccctataactatctaaaactaatgcaccctgtagagtgaaatgcaacatcaacaacatgttcacatcataacatcaaaaaggtaatttggagctctCACACActctgtagtatcaatcataacatatgggagccgatccctatacgactctcttaaatccaactggtgcggctaattactcaagctcggacttccacttaataaccaaatcgaggtccctgaattactcaagccgtgactaccctcgaaggatcgggtcccagcgaattactcaagccgtgactaccccgtcctatccatagtccacaccacatcacacgcacgccaacgcacgcacactgctccaaattaccacaacaacatccatggcacatcaacagttatgaatgcaacataaatcgtgcctagagtttaactacataaatatatgcatataagtgatgcatgggcatgcttgaacatataataatatcgaaattacaattaaaattaatattctactcacagacttgacgatggtcactgaggcggctgtgcggaggaagaaggctgtaccTTATAacatgacaattttattacaatcatttaataaatttgactcaatacaaacaaagaaaaagaccaatacgtcctaagtcgtgccgaaaatccggcagagtctcccctatacctaggacctacccaacctgcaaaatggctcaaaacacacttctatattcacaatccatatatccacagctcaatcatatcacacagcccctcctgggcccatcaaatcagtcatccatcacaatacgcaaaatttcaatttagtccttattattgatcatttttgcaaaaactgcccaaacaagctctaaaaattataaaactttgccccgcggtccttagcaatattactaagctattgcaaaaagaatcgcaattttctaagctaccacgaatattttatggatttttaatcctatttaagcactagaaaattacgaaaaaacaaggttcgggtttacctttgccgattccgacttcggggacgcactcgggacatctgacaatgggggggtagccaaaacctcggtccaattcggagacttttctggtAACGGGTCtatctggcccgaaatttgcagacccggtcaactgtcgaatttccgcgaatcgaggatacctacacgaagcccataacatgggggttagtacataaatttttcagaaatttctaagctcattaaatgctcgaaaaaacactgcgaagttccgtgggacccaccgaaaaacggtgtcggaaaaattcgaaatttatgtcgttgcgaagctctcgactagtggagcgtgctggtagcctcggttttctcgtgggattcacgattttcgatAAATCtaacccaaaagtcgaaatgggctaaaaacttcccgagcaaaaattggacaaaccgctcgatggatttcggcgttcttggtgtctatggaaagctctcgccgggtagatgattttagacacaagacccggtcaattggtggcggatcggtagcgaggaggagagagaaaagagagaaaaggaGAGGGAACGACACATGGAAGaagaaaagggaagaaggaaaagggtccggtcgattcgaccggtccgatccgtccggctcgattcgaatacaaaattttgaattttactctcgggaccaaaaacgaggtccaaaatttgaaaaaatttcaaaactcgagaaaaatacatagactccaaatatatttttagttttgtcacgtggtctttaaattaatttttaaaaatcatcaaagtttatattttcggaaaatcgaacccgatttttaaaatccgaaaaatctcaaaaaattttctaaaatttaaataaaattaaaataccaaaaatgctcataaaatttaaaattttggggtgttacattcttcctcccttacagaaaattcgtcctcgaattttacacaaggcagaataaagcacatgattatacattgaacagataggggtacttgctacgcatgtcccgttctgactcccaggtgcactcttccactgactggctcctccacaaaaccttaaccatagggatctgtttggatcttagctgtcttacttggtagtccactatggctacaggttgctcctcaaatgtcaagttctcttttagctctatcacatccggctgcagtacatgagaaggatcgggaatgtatttcctgagcatggagatgtgaaacacgggatgaacgtgagaaaggttgggtggtagctccaaccggtgaggcaatcgctccaactctatccgtaacctcaaaaggtcaaaTATACCGAGGTTTCAACtttcccttctttccaaatctcatgactccttcattggagaaaccttcgtaaatacatagtcgccaccgcaaactccacatcccttcgcctgcagtgcataactcttacgcctcgaaAATGTTTTGATcgttcctcgattaaaggaactacctcaagtgtcttgcactaggtctacatcatgcaccttcgcttccccatttctgtccaacacaggagacctacactttcttccatatagtgcctcatagggtgccatcctatctttggaatggtaatcgttgttgtaggcaaactccaccaaagctagttgctcatcccattgacctccaaaatccaagacactcatgcgaagcatgtcttcgatgtttggattgtcctttcaatttgtCCGATGCATCGAGGGTGGAAAGTCAGATCAAGTTCAatcgtgtgccaagtgcctcctgcaactttctccaaaaccagaAGTGAATCGGCCCTCTatcggatattatggaagctagaactccatgcaatcgactatttctcgaatgtagagcgggcatcttgtgccctgagtatgtagtcttctgaggtaagaagtgagtgatttggtcaagcggtctacaattatccatatcgaatcatatcctcgcgtggtacgaggcaacccatccacaaaatccatagtgatcatttcccacttccattcgggatagggagctcttgcagcttcactGACGGTCtctcgtgttcaaacttcaccttcgacaagtcaagcacttggacacaaagtcctatgtctctcttcatgccattccaccaatagttatctttcacatcatggtacatcttggtggaacacaggtggacatcatgctgtgtagtgtgcctctcgcatgactTCATTCCCGAggttgtctacatcgggcacacatatcctagaaccttgtactagggcaccatcattggcaaatccaaactcaccaccttcaccttctttgtactctttctatgatcttcatcaattgttggtctcgtctttgggaaactctaactctgtccctcaagtccgcctcaccgaaaagtgagccaacaatactccctcatccgaaagatctaggattaaaccttgatccatcaactcatatacctctgaatcaatggtctcttctctcttgaaatgtgcgccaaatcgctgtaagattttctgctcaaggcatctgccacaacattggcctttccagggtggtactggatggtgcaatcatagtctttcagaagctccatccatctcctctgtttcaagttcaagtccctctgttggaagatgtacttcaaactcttatggtcggtgtatatctcgcacacttcaccatacaggtagtgtctccagatttttagtgcaaagactacagccgccatttccaaatcatgggtggggtagttctgctcatgcctcttcagctaccttgaagcataagccactacctttccattctgcatcaaaacacaccctaggccaactctggaggcgtcacaatacacggtgtgtccttcaccactcacaggtagtgtcaacacaggggcagtggttagacactccttaagcttctggaaactcacctcacagtcatctgtccaaatgaatggaacattcttcctggtcaacttagttaggggagccgctatcctggagaaatcttgtacaaaacgcctatagtagccagctaaacccagaaaacttcacacctcagtggctgttgtaggcctaagccaatcagttacagcttcaattttcttgggatctacttgaataccgtcactagaaaccacatgtcccaagaatgagatgctttctagccaaaattcacattttgaaaatttggcatatagctggtgctctctcaacgtctgcaacaccatcctcaagtgctacacgtgttcttcctcggtccgagagtataccagaatgtcatctatgaatacgatgacaaaacggtccaaaaatggcttgaacaccctgttcatcaagtccatgaaggctgctggtgcattagtgagtccaaaagacatcaccaagaactcataatgaccatatcttgtcctgaaagccgttttggacacgtcctcattcctgattctcgattgatggtagcctgatcgcaggtctattttggaaaagaatctagctccttggagctgatcaaacagatcatcgatccgaggaagtggatacttattcttcactgtcaccttgttcaaattatgcgtagtcgatacacaacctcaatgatccatccttctttctcacaaataaaacaggagcaccccagggtgaagtactcggacgtatgaaacccttgtccaaaagctcctgtagttgctcctttaactctttcaattctgctagtgccatcctgtaaggtggcattgatatggggtttgtacccggaacaatatcaatgcagaactctattcccctttctggtggcaaccctggaagctcctatgggaagacatccataaattctctgacaacaggaacatttcccatgctgacaccttctacagatgtatctctcaccaatgccaaatacccttggcatccacgcctcaacatttttctggcactaattgctgacaccaaattatatggagccacgctcctgtcaccatcaaagctaaactcttccacaccaggtatgtggaaatacacctttttgttcctgcagtctaaggtggcatagtgagttgccaaccaatccatccccaaaattacatcaaaattcattactggtagagggaccaagtctgctgggaggatctttccatccactactactgggctacccggaaaaaccatatctacatctatgttgtcactaagtggggtagctactgacaaagggcactctaaagttgtagggtttctacccaatctcatggcaaacacaggggagacaaatgagtgcgtagcacccggatctatcaaaacacgagcctcataagaatggactggaagaatacctgccacaactgcatttgaagcttgagcatcctggtgggtcagggtgaaaactcgagcttgacccctaccctgagtggcgtaaccacgatcgacttctacctccgaccgcctccaaatccacgtcccccttgtcctcggccctgttggccactgaactgactgcctgccatgttggaagcacccggatacaattgtcgaggaacattcgcaacagaaccttgtgaccccatctgtggctcactgaaaacggggcattctctagcaaagtgacctggttggccacacctgaagcatactcctgatcccatcaaacaaggtctgaatgtcctcttccacactgcacaaggtgccaaggaggatctgaaccaGGACCAGGCTGCTGTACCCGGCTGTGACCCGCTTTGGATCCGTACCACAGTGCAGATCCTCGTGgtctgtgtctaaaaccacttctcttgctcctaccctttcctctgtaattactctggccaccactatccggagtacccatttggggaacacctgaagaaccctctgctctgtttttctttgctcttccgctgtcatccacagcataactaatctcaatctgtctggctcgatcaaccaccacatcaaaagactgaccagacatcatggccaggtttgcatacctcctgtcaagccc comes from the Hevea brasiliensis isolate MT/VB/25A 57/8 chromosome 5, ASM3005281v1, whole genome shotgun sequence genome and includes:
- the LOC110667635 gene encoding phosphatidylinositol 4-kinase gamma 8 yields the protein MKFLKMAVAIDQHHGFGPFNRPKRCRLQSFTHFDNNIVEISQTNLTNSLKQAFEVANIHRSFSTPCFSLATRLEDELDANPRVEIVGGHGAPRVRALVVEVAIAIASGIGPMPVASGLGGAYFIRDKSGDNIAVIKPIDEEPLAFNNPKGFGGLMLGQPGMKRSIQIGGTGIRELAAYLLDHDGFAGVPPTALVKITHVGFHINNGADATTTSAPPYKIASLQHFVDHDFDAGELGPSDFSVASVHRIGIFDVRLLNLDRHSGNMLVKKNDHRGNYAIGVVELVPIDHGLCLPEWLDDPYFEWLHWPQASIPFSESEFDYIYNLDPFKDAELLRSELPSLGESSIRVLILCTIFLKQAVSAGLCLADIGEMMTREFRGGEENLSVLESLCAKIKASLVNKSIGDDIYNGDDQNNEQSIEEKEEAAIFQFDDESENALSEVLDVHQLLQFPPKMANLSKNPRFSSIRSMPKLQDSAALSPVCKQNDYEDDDDDDDDDDTHRENTHIMKENSDNDGGDSIIVRGLTKSISYSVQNYNCEIEGISLGDMSGDQWELFLECFEELLPEVFQGTKGMGTKQRLGTSCKF